DNA sequence from the Streptomyces canus genome:
CTACCAGAAGTTCGACGTGGTGCACGGCCTGGTCGCCGTGCGGTTCAACAGCGCCTGGCACCGCCAGGACCCCCGGGGCAACAAGCCCGGAGTGGACGCCCAGTTCTCCCTCGACGGCGAACGGTTGGCCTTCACGCCCGATCCAGGGTCCAAGGAGATGGACTACCCGGTCCTGTACGCTGAACCACATCCGGCCGTCCTGAGCGTCCTCAAGGCCGCCCCCGACCGGCCGTACCTCTGGAAGACACTCCCCAGCGCACTCTGAGGCACCCGATGACCCTCACCCTGACCGTGTCCGACGAAGTGCGCGCCCTCGCGCCCGGCTTCAGGTACCTCGCCGTCGAGGCCCACGGACTCGTCAACGGGCCGAGCACCGACGCCAGTTCGGCACTCCTCGAGGAGGCGGCCCGCCGTCTCGCCGTACGTCTGGACGGGCGCGCCCCGCATGAGGACCCGCACATGGCGGCCTGGCGGGAGGTCTACACGGCGTTCGGCTCGAAGCCGTCACGCACCCGCAACTCGGCGGAGGCGCTGGCGAAGAGGGCCCTGTCGGACGCGGGCCTGCCCCGCATCAACCTCCTGGTCGACCTCTACAACGCGATCAGCGTCGCGCACCTCGTGCCCGTCGGCGGCGAGGATCTCGACCGCATCCGGGGTGGGATGCGGCTCGTACGGGCCGCCGGCGACGAGGACTTCGTGACGGTGACCGCAGGGGAGGAGTCCGTGGAGCATCCCGACGCCGGCGAGGTGATCTGGCGGGACGAGGAAGGGGTGACCTGCCGCCGCTGGAACTGGCGCCAGGGCCCGCGCACGAGGCTCACGGAGAAGACGGTCTCGGGAGTCTTCCTGCTGGAGGGCATGGCCCCGATGCCGCTCGCCGACATGGAGAAGGCGGCCGCCGAACTGGCCGAACTGCTGGAGAAGTTCAGTCCGGGCGCGCAGATCACCACGGCGTCGCGGTAGCCCTCGCCCCGGACAGCCCACTACCGGGCGTCGGCCTCGCGCACCTGCTCGGGCGTGGGCGCCGTACCCCCGAGATGCGCCGGCATCCACCATGTGTCGTCCGGCCCCTTGGGGCGCACGGGGTAGGCCCGCTGGGCCGCTTCCAGCAACTCGTTGACCCGCTCCCGCAGTTGCCGCGTGATGGCCCCGGCGTACTTGTCCCGAGAAGCCTCGATCGCCTCGCCCACCCTCATGGTGACCGGGATGTGGCTGCGCTTGAAGTTGCGGGGGTGCCCCTTGGTCCACAGTCGCTGCGTACCCCAGACGGCCATCGGGATCAGGGGGACACCCGCCTCCTGCGCCATCCGCGCCGCACCCGACTTGAAGCTCTTCAGTGTGAAGGACTGGGAGATGGTCGCCTCCGGGAAGACCCCGACGATCTCGCCCGACCGCAGCGACTCCAGAGCGTGGGCGTAGGCCGTCTCACCCTGCGTGCGGTCGACCGGGATGTGCTTCATCCCGCGCATCAGCGGACCGGAGACCTTGTGGCGGAAAACGGACTCCTTCGCCATGAAACGCACGAGACGCTTCTGCGGGAGCGCGGCCAGGCCGTTGAAGACGAAGTCCAGGTAGCTGATGTGGTTGCTCACCAGCACGGCGCCGCCCGAGCGCGGGATGTTCTCCGAACCCCGGCAGTCGATCTTGAGGTCCCAGGCCTTGAACAGGGCCTGGGCGAATCCGACGACGGGACGGTAGACAAGCTCTGCCATGGGCGGGGTGAGCCCTTCCTGCTCTGCCTGGGAAGCTCCCGGCATTAAGTTACGCAGCCGTAGGTTTACGGCATCTCGCAGATCGTGCCCCAAGAACGGACGGGGAGCCAGTCCTGGTGCCCGCCCGGCGCGAGATTCTCGTCACTTCCGCCCTGTGATCCACCTTGGGCTTTTAAGCCTCCTTTACTCCGCGCGTACCGTCACCCGCCGTACGAGCAGGTACATCTCGCATCCCAGGCAGTACCCGAACGTGGCGTTCAGGAAGGCGGCCGCGAGTGCCGCTCCGGTCGCTGCGAGCCCGAGCCACTCCGGTCCGACCCCGAAACCCACGAGTCCCAGCCCCGCGAAGGCGAGCCCCACCGCCTGCGCGAACCGCGGCGGTTCCGGCGCCTCGAACTCGGTCGGCGGCCCGATCCGTGGGCGTACGGCCTTGCGGAACAGCCAGCCGTACGGCGAGCGGCCCACCCCGCCCGCCGCGCCCAGGGCGAACGCCAGCGTCTGCCAGGCCAGCAACCAGGCGCTGCCCGTGATCAGAACGGCCGCCAGCACGACGGTCGTCACGGCCGCGCCGAAGCGCGGCCCCCTTGCATCAATGTCCATGAATCAAGCATTCCGCAACGGGGAGACTTGGAGGGGGCGGGAATCTTTGCAGTCTCGTGAATGCTGTGCAGGTGATGACCGGACTTGTGGTGTGCGTGGCGGTGCTCGCGGCGGCGAGCGCCTATGGGGTGCTGCAGCGGCGGCGGAGCGGGAGAGTACGGGTGCGCGGGCGCGACGACGGCAAGAGGCTCGGCGCGGCCGAGTTGGGCGAGGAACTCGGCGAACGCGCCACGCTCGTCCAGTTCTCCAGCGCCTTCTGCGCGCCCTGCCGGGCGACCCGGCGGGTGTTGGGCGAGGTCGCCGGCATGGTCCCGGGCGTCGCCCATGTCGAGATCGACGCGGAGAAGAACCTCGACCTGGTCCGCGAACTCGACATCCTCAAGACGCCGACCGTACTGGTCCTCGACGCCGACGGCCGGGTCGTGCGGCGGGCCACCGGCCAGCCACGCAAGGCGGACGTCATCGCGGCGGTCGGGGAGGCGGTTTGACACGGGTTGCGCCCACGGTGAGGCATCTCCCAGATGCCGGAACGTACTTGACTGTGCACCGCACCTATCGTCAACCTGACCGTATGCCTACGGAACTCCTTCTGTTCGGGCGGGTCCACGTCGACCTCGCCCGCACCGCGAGCGCGCGCTGTCCGGCTTGTTGAGCAGCCACGGTCCAGCTCGACACTCCTCGCAGAAGGACATCCCCATGACGGCCACGCCCGACCTCGGCGCCCCTCGACTCGCCTCCCCCGACCTCCTGCGGTCCGTCTTCCGGCGGCACGCGGCAGGCGTCGCCGTGATCACCGCGAGCGGTGACGCAGGCCCGGTCGGCTTCACCGCCACGTCCCTCGCCTCGGTCTCCGCCGAACCGCCGATGCTCTCCTTCGGGATCGGCACGGGCGCCTCCAGCTGGCCCGCGATATCCCGGGCGGAGCACGTCGGCGTCCACGTACTCGGTGAGCACCAGGAAGAACTGGCCGCCACCTTCGCCCGCAGCGGTGCCGACCGCTTCGGCGCGCCCACCGCCTGGCGCGAGGGGCCCGAGGGGGTGCCCGTCCTCGACGACGTCCTCGC
Encoded proteins:
- a CDS encoding B3/B4 domain-containing protein, translating into MTLTLTVSDEVRALAPGFRYLAVEAHGLVNGPSTDASSALLEEAARRLAVRLDGRAPHEDPHMAAWREVYTAFGSKPSRTRNSAEALAKRALSDAGLPRINLLVDLYNAISVAHLVPVGGEDLDRIRGGMRLVRAAGDEDFVTVTAGEESVEHPDAGEVIWRDEEGVTCRRWNWRQGPRTRLTEKTVSGVFLLEGMAPMPLADMEKAAAELAELLEKFSPGAQITTASR
- a CDS encoding lysophospholipid acyltransferase family protein gives rise to the protein MAELVYRPVVGFAQALFKAWDLKIDCRGSENIPRSGGAVLVSNHISYLDFVFNGLAALPQKRLVRFMAKESVFRHKVSGPLMRGMKHIPVDRTQGETAYAHALESLRSGEIVGVFPEATISQSFTLKSFKSGAARMAQEAGVPLIPMAVWGTQRLWTKGHPRNFKRSHIPVTMRVGEAIEASRDKYAGAITRQLRERVNELLEAAQRAYPVRPKGPDDTWWMPAHLGGTAPTPEQVREADAR
- a CDS encoding DUF4395 domain-containing protein, which gives rise to MDIDARGPRFGAAVTTVVLAAVLITGSAWLLAWQTLAFALGAAGGVGRSPYGWLFRKAVRPRIGPPTEFEAPEPPRFAQAVGLAFAGLGLVGFGVGPEWLGLAATGAALAAAFLNATFGYCLGCEMYLLVRRVTVRAE
- a CDS encoding TlpA family protein disulfide reductase; translation: MTGLVVCVAVLAAASAYGVLQRRRSGRVRVRGRDDGKRLGAAELGEELGERATLVQFSSAFCAPCRATRRVLGEVAGMVPGVAHVEIDAEKNLDLVRELDILKTPTVLVLDADGRVVRRATGQPRKADVIAAVGEAV
- a CDS encoding flavin reductase family protein; the protein is MTATPDLGAPRLASPDLLRSVFRRHAAGVAVITASGDAGPVGFTATSLASVSAEPPMLSFGIGTGASSWPAISRAEHVGVHVLGEHQEELAATFARSGADRFGAPTAWREGPEGVPVLDDVLAWLVCRVVARVPAGDHRVVLAEVRLGDPAGAGRPLLYHQGRFNGLRD